One Vigna unguiculata cultivar IT97K-499-35 chromosome 11, ASM411807v1, whole genome shotgun sequence DNA window includes the following coding sequences:
- the LOC114170520 gene encoding ABSCISIC ACID-INSENSITIVE 5-like protein 2: MGTQTMGSQGGGKDSNGKQSQVQPLVRQNSMYSLTLDEVQNQLGDLGKPLTSMNLDELLKNVWTVEAGQAASMDNDGAAQAGQAALQRQASMSLTGALSKKTVDEVWRDIQQNKVMEEKRFRDRQPTLGEMTLEDFLVKAGVVTETTSNQKNADAGSVSTPAPAPAPVPAPTPAPAQVPVPAPAPVPVPVPMDSNVAVPPQFPPQGQWIQYPPVQYQHPQQSLMQIYMPGQGMAQPMHMGPGGSMDVSFADGQVAMQSPMMGAMSDSHTPGRKRTTPEDMMEKTVERRQKRMIKNRESAARSRARKQAYTNELENKVSRLEEENEMLRKRQELEKMLPSTPPPEPKYQLRRIGSAPF, translated from the exons ATGGGGACCCAAACGATGGGATCTCAAGGTGGTGGTAAAGACAGTAATGGAAAACAGTCACAAGTCCAGCCCCTGGTGCGGCAAAACTCAATGTACAGTCTCACACTGGATGAGGTTCAGAATCAACTGGGTGATCTAGGGAAGCCGCTAACTAGTATGAACCTTGATGAGCTTCTGAAAAATGTGTGGACTGTTGAGGCTGGCCAGGCAGCTAGTATGGACAATGACGGCGCGGCACAGGCCGGTCAAGCTGCTCTGCAGCGTCAGGCGAGTATGTCACTGACCGGAGCACTGAGCAAGAAGACAGTGGACGAGGTTTGGAGAGACATCCAACAAAACAAAGTCATGGAGGAGAAGAGGTTCCGTGACAGACAGCCTACTTTGGGAGAAATGACTTTGGAGGACTTCTTGGTGAAAGCAGGAGTAGTTACAGAAACAACTTCTAACCAAAAGAACGCCGACGCCGGTAGTGTATCCACGCCAGCGCCGGCGCCAGCACCAGTACCAGCACCAACGCCAGCACCAGCACAAGTACCGGTACCAGCACCGGCACCAGTACCAGTACCAGTTCCGATGGATTCAAACGTGGCAGTACCACCACAGTTTCCTCCACAAGGACAGTGGATACAGTATCCACCAGTGCAATATCAGCATCCACAGCAAAGTTTGATGCAGATTTATATGCCTGGCCAGGGTATGGCACAACCAATGCACATGGGTCCTGGAGGTTCAATGGATGTTTCGTTTGCAGATGGCCAGGTTGCAATGCAGTCTCCTATGATGGGAGCAATGTCGGATTCACACACTCCTGGAAGGAAAAGGACCACTCCTGAGGACATGATGGAGAAAACTGTTGAGAGGAGACAGAAAAGAATGATAAAAAATCGTGAATCTGCTGCTCGTTCAAGAGCAAGGAAACAG GCATACACAAATGAACTGGAGAACAAAGTCTCGCGtctagaagaggaaaatgaaatgCTGAGGAAACGACAG GAGTTAGAGAAGATGTTGCCAAGTACACCACCTCCTGAGCCTAAGTATCAACTTCGCCGAATAGGATCAGCTCCATTCTGA